The following proteins are co-located in the Haloarcula marismortui ATCC 43049 genome:
- the infB gene encoding translation initiation factor IF-2, which translates to MSDTDPTTATDDTLRTPIVAVLGHVDHGKTSLLDKIRGSAVTAGESGAITQHIGATAVPLDVISEIAGDLVDPTDFDLPGLLFIDTPGHHSFSTLRSRGGALADIAILVVDVNDGFQPQTLEAIDILKRTQTPFIVAANKIDTVPGWNPNEGQPVQQTMDAQSDRVQSDLNEKLYEIIGELSDNGFSADMYWRVQNFQANIGVVPVSAETSEGIPDLLTVMMGLSQRYMKEEMEIDTSGPGVGTVLEVKDTQGFGTTLDAIIYDGTIRNDDTIVVGGLQGPIITDVRALLRPRPLEEIRTEQEFEQVDEVAAADGVKIAAPELGDAMAGAPIRVIRDRDRSEVIAEVEEELAEIEVTTQEEGVVIKADTLGSLEALSSTLEEEEIPVMRAEVGAVAPRDVRVAETAGESTNQAILAFSVDVLDDARDLAEQEDVKLFEDDVIYQLVESYDDHVTAIEEAQQEQILENITRPAKFRILQDHTFRQSDPAVVGVEILSGELRRNVNVVRWENGEANRVGTLKTIQDEGEDVDSARAGERMAVSIQGPTVGRQVEEGDDLWVEIPEKHAKILEQELKEDISVDEREALSMYLEKHRNRDPFWGK; encoded by the coding sequence ATGTCTGACACGGACCCCACAACAGCCACCGACGACACCCTGCGGACGCCCATCGTCGCCGTTCTGGGCCACGTCGACCACGGGAAGACGAGCCTGCTCGACAAGATCCGCGGTTCGGCCGTCACCGCCGGCGAATCGGGCGCGATTACACAGCACATCGGCGCGACAGCCGTCCCGCTTGACGTGATTTCCGAGATTGCTGGTGACCTGGTCGACCCGACGGACTTCGACCTGCCCGGCCTGCTGTTCATTGACACGCCGGGCCACCACTCCTTCTCGACGCTCCGTTCCCGCGGTGGCGCGCTCGCCGACATCGCCATCCTCGTCGTCGATGTCAACGACGGCTTCCAGCCCCAGACGCTGGAGGCCATCGACATCCTCAAGCGAACCCAGACGCCGTTTATCGTCGCCGCAAACAAGATTGACACCGTCCCCGGCTGGAACCCTAACGAGGGGCAACCGGTCCAGCAGACGATGGACGCACAGTCCGACCGCGTGCAGTCCGACCTCAACGAGAAGCTGTACGAGATTATCGGCGAACTCTCGGACAACGGCTTCTCCGCGGATATGTACTGGCGCGTCCAGAACTTCCAGGCCAACATCGGCGTCGTGCCGGTCTCGGCCGAAACGAGCGAGGGCATCCCTGACCTGCTGACGGTGATGATGGGGCTGTCCCAGCGCTACATGAAAGAGGAGATGGAAATCGACACCAGCGGTCCCGGTGTTGGGACTGTCCTCGAAGTGAAAGACACCCAGGGGTTCGGGACGACGCTCGACGCCATCATCTACGACGGGACCATCCGCAACGACGATACCATCGTCGTCGGCGGGCTGCAAGGGCCGATCATCACTGACGTGCGTGCGCTGCTTCGGCCACGCCCGCTCGAAGAGATCCGGACCGAACAGGAGTTCGAGCAGGTCGACGAGGTCGCCGCCGCCGACGGTGTCAAAATCGCCGCGCCGGAACTCGGCGATGCGATGGCCGGCGCGCCGATCCGCGTCATCCGCGACCGCGACCGAAGCGAGGTCATCGCCGAGGTGGAGGAGGAACTCGCCGAAATCGAAGTGACGACACAGGAAGAAGGGGTCGTCATCAAGGCCGACACGCTCGGGTCGCTGGAGGCCCTCTCCAGTACGCTCGAAGAGGAAGAAATCCCGGTGATGCGGGCCGAGGTCGGCGCGGTCGCACCGCGGGACGTGCGAGTCGCCGAAACGGCCGGCGAGTCGACCAATCAGGCGATTCTGGCGTTCAGCGTCGACGTGCTCGACGACGCGCGGGACCTCGCCGAACAGGAGGACGTGAAACTGTTCGAAGACGACGTCATCTACCAGCTCGTCGAGTCCTACGACGACCACGTCACCGCCATCGAGGAGGCCCAGCAGGAGCAGATTCTGGAGAACATCACCCGCCCGGCGAAGTTCCGCATTCTGCAGGATCACACCTTCCGCCAGTCCGACCCGGCCGTCGTCGGCGTCGAAATCCTCTCCGGTGAACTCCGTCGGAACGTCAACGTCGTCAGGTGGGAGAACGGCGAGGCGAACCGCGTCGGGACTCTCAAAACGATTCAGGACGAGGGCGAAGACGTCGACTCGGCCCGCGCCGGTGAGCGCATGGCTGTCTCCATTCAGGGGCCGACCGTCGGCCGCCAAGTCGAGGAAGGCGACGACCTCTGGGTCGAAATCCCCGAAAAGCACGCAAAGATTCTCGAACAGGAACTCAAGGAAGACATCTCCGTCGACGAGCGCGAGGCGCTGTCGATGTATCTGGAGAAACACCGGAACCGCGACCCCTTCTGGGGGAAGTGA
- a CDS encoding plastocyanin/azurin family copper-binding protein yields MDRNRRQFLGALTAVVTGTIAGCSGGDSGESSPTATATATQVSTRTATATPTDSVTTSTETATPTETPTPTETATSTETPASTGTSVDAEQEVAVAPGSFSFAPETFEVPAGSTVLWVWEAGGHNVKSTATPEGSDWTGTPGDDGKTYSSGYEYAYTFEVPGEYEYHCVPHQSIGMTGSFTVTE; encoded by the coding sequence ATGGACCGGAACAGGCGTCAGTTTCTCGGCGCGCTCACGGCCGTCGTTACCGGGACTATCGCGGGCTGCAGTGGTGGCGACAGCGGTGAATCATCCCCAACAGCGACGGCCACCGCTACGCAAGTATCAACCCGTACTGCGACAGCAACGCCGACTGATTCGGTGACGACGTCGACGGAGACCGCAACCCCAACCGAAACACCAACACCGACTGAGACTGCCACTTCGACCGAAACGCCGGCCTCCACTGGAACGTCGGTGGACGCCGAACAGGAGGTCGCCGTCGCGCCGGGAAGCTTCAGTTTCGCCCCGGAAACGTTCGAGGTCCCCGCTGGAAGCACCGTGCTATGGGTCTGGGAGGCCGGCGGCCACAACGTCAAATCGACCGCGACGCCGGAAGGCAGCGACTGGACGGGGACGCCCGGAGACGACGGAAAGACGTACAGTTCCGGCTACGAGTACGCCTACACGTTTGAGGTCCCCGGAGAATACGAGTACCACTGCGTCCCTCACCAGAGCATCGGCATGACAGGGTCGTTCACTGTAACCGAGTGA
- a CDS encoding PRC-barrel domain-containing protein codes for MAAILAENLSGKDVMGTDGAEIGSLYNITMDFSSGALHNLVIDPAESLRNTNFEYSDQGRLLVPVERVKAVKDHMIVKR; via the coding sequence ATGGCTGCAATACTCGCAGAAAACCTGTCGGGGAAAGACGTGATGGGGACTGATGGCGCGGAGATCGGCAGTCTCTACAACATCACGATGGACTTCTCCTCGGGCGCGCTGCACAACCTCGTTATCGACCCCGCGGAGTCGCTCCGTAACACAAACTTCGAGTACAGCGACCAGGGCCGCCTGCTTGTCCCGGTTGAGCGGGTCAAGGCAGTGAAAGACCACATGATCGTTAAACGCTAG